In the genome of Nitrospinota bacterium, one region contains:
- a CDS encoding TIGR00341 family protein translates to MKLIEVITDKQNMGPVTSIADQHELEINWIGAPDQQDRQLIRLLVNDAKRQSVLDALQGLLGESSRILVLQLEAALPRKEKEPSDEETRKTVTTTREELYNDVVRNANLDSTYLLLVFLSTVVVAIGLLEDNVAVVIGAMVIAPLLGPNMALALGAALGDMALMWQATKTTIAGVTLALSLSIIIGIIYPINLESHELIARTDVGLDSVVLALASGAAAVLSLTTGLASVLVGVMVAVALLPPTATLGLMMGAGQPRLALGAALLLAVNIVSVNLAAKVVFWVRGVKPRSWLEKQKANQSMVTYLVLWAVSLLVLLVVILIRKGLLVIL, encoded by the coding sequence ATGAAATTAATTGAAGTGATTACAGATAAGCAGAATATGGGTCCGGTCACCAGTATTGCTGATCAGCATGAGTTGGAGATTAACTGGATAGGAGCCCCGGATCAGCAAGACAGGCAATTGATCCGCCTTCTTGTTAACGATGCGAAACGACAATCCGTGCTGGATGCCCTGCAGGGTTTGTTGGGAGAATCTTCAAGAATTCTTGTTCTGCAACTCGAAGCTGCATTACCAAGAAAGGAGAAAGAACCCTCTGACGAAGAAACCAGAAAAACAGTTACAACCACCCGCGAAGAGCTCTATAACGATGTTGTCAGGAACGCGAATCTGGATTCAACCTATCTGCTGTTGGTATTTCTCTCAACTGTGGTTGTCGCCATCGGTTTGCTGGAAGACAATGTTGCGGTGGTCATCGGGGCTATGGTGATTGCTCCTCTTCTTGGGCCGAACATGGCTCTTGCGTTGGGAGCTGCACTGGGTGATATGGCCCTGATGTGGCAAGCGACTAAAACCACAATAGCGGGAGTTACCCTGGCGCTTTCGCTTTCAATAATTATAGGGATTATTTATCCAATCAACCTGGAAAGCCATGAATTGATTGCTCGCACTGATGTAGGGTTAGACTCTGTGGTGCTTGCTTTAGCTTCAGGGGCTGCGGCAGTCTTGTCTTTAACAACTGGGCTTGCGAGTGTACTTGTGGGGGTGATGGTGGCAGTGGCTCTGTTACCTCCTACTGCTACATTGGGACTGATGATGGGTGCTGGTCAACCCAGGCTTGCATTGGGGGCGGCTTTGCTTTTGGCAGTCAATATCGTAAGTGTGAACCTTGCCGCCAAGGTTGTGTTCTGGGTTCGTGGTGTGAAACCCCGCAGTTGGCTTGAAAAACAAAAGGCCAACCAGTCAATGGTGACCTATCTGGTTCTTTGGGCGGTCTCACTGCTGGTTCTTCTAGTGGTGATCTTAATTCGGAAAGGGCTGTTGGTAATTTTGTGA
- a CDS encoding tetratricopeptide repeat protein, with protein sequence MDEIHERLPNHSGSGRNGTNLKHFNESRIVPFFSSRLLYRNFLAFSLLVLFIGCGESEGPSSQPESPQELIINATEKQRIGAFNEAVEILNQALKLSPDSVEAYYRMGRVHDEADNRDEAIAAFKKALQIEPDNLKARLGLGDVYSKMTRNDLAVAEFLKAEAQRPDDTELLFKIALEYWYDQKLNESAKYYQKILAIEPDHVQSHLNLISVYEKLKNWDKAIEEIEISKRLGRETNNYQAIAIAERKLAFIKGRMGMSEKDYKRKTQPPFD encoded by the coding sequence ATTGATGAAATTCATGAGCGCTTGCCAAATCATTCCGGATCAGGTAGAAATGGAACTAACTTGAAACATTTCAACGAGAGCAGAATTGTGCCTTTTTTTTCTTCTAGACTTTTATACCGAAATTTCCTCGCCTTTAGTCTTTTAGTTTTATTCATCGGTTGCGGGGAAAGTGAAGGCCCCTCTTCTCAACCCGAAAGCCCTCAGGAACTAATCATCAATGCCACTGAAAAACAAAGAATAGGGGCTTTTAATGAAGCCGTTGAAATTTTAAACCAGGCCCTGAAGCTGAGCCCGGATTCTGTAGAGGCTTATTACAGGATGGGGCGGGTTCATGATGAAGCCGATAATAGAGATGAGGCAATTGCCGCATTTAAAAAAGCTCTCCAGATCGAACCTGATAACCTGAAGGCCCGATTAGGACTGGGAGATGTTTATTCAAAAATGACACGGAACGATCTGGCGGTGGCAGAATTTTTAAAAGCCGAAGCTCAAAGACCAGACGATACTGAACTTCTCTTTAAAATTGCCCTGGAATATTGGTATGACCAGAAACTCAACGAATCAGCAAAATATTACCAGAAGATACTTGCCATCGAACCAGATCATGTCCAATCCCACTTGAATTTAATAAGCGTGTACGAGAAATTGAAAAACTGGGATAAAGCCATTGAGGAAATTGAAATCTCCAAACGGTTGGGAAGGGAAACCAACAACTATCAGGCTATTGCAATTGCAGAAAGAAAATTGGCTTTTATAAAAGGACGAATGGGCATGAGTGAAAAGGACTACAAACGTAAAACCCAACCACCGTTCGACTAA
- a CDS encoding isoprenylcysteine carboxylmethyltransferase family protein, which produces MKLSRSLVKAFLIFPLNVMGVIPAFLVWCSRPGGVLARFSYSVDSFRSLTGTLMIFSGAVVCWKTVSLFTEVGEGTPAPFDPPKKLVIQGPYIHMRNPMMAGVLLVLLGEALFFGSVPLGVWFLFFCGLCLVLIPAWEEPDLEKRFGEPYREYKSQVPRWIPKTLSDKNEL; this is translated from the coding sequence ATGAAACTATCTCGTTCGTTGGTCAAGGCGTTTCTGATATTTCCTTTGAATGTGATGGGGGTTATCCCGGCTTTCCTGGTATGGTGTTCGCGTCCAGGAGGAGTGCTTGCACGTTTTTCTTATTCTGTTGATAGCTTTAGGTCTTTGACCGGAACGTTGATGATCTTTTCGGGTGCAGTTGTCTGTTGGAAGACGGTTTCTCTCTTTACAGAAGTGGGGGAGGGCACACCGGCTCCGTTTGATCCGCCTAAGAAGCTGGTGATACAGGGTCCATATATCCATATGCGAAATCCAATGATGGCAGGTGTCTTGCTGGTATTACTGGGAGAAGCCCTGTTTTTTGGATCCGTTCCACTGGGAGTGTGGTTTCTGTTCTTCTGTGGGTTGTGTCTGGTTCTCATTCCAGCCTGGGAAGAACCAGACCTGGAAAAAAGGTTTGGCGAACCATACAGGGAATACAAAAGCCAGGTGCCGCGTTGGATACCAAAAACTTTATCGGATAAAAATGAACTGTGA
- a CDS encoding DEAD/DEAH box helicase has protein sequence MTIESPALGFEALNLSEPLQRAVDGEKYTTPTPIQRKSIPHLLQGRDLLGCAQTGTGKTAAFALPILQRLSGEKRTPGAKGARSLILTPTRELAVQISDSFRVYGKHLNMKQAVIYGGVSPKLQISALKRGVDILISTPGRLLDLYQQGFLRLDNIEVFVLDEADRMLDMGFLPDIKKIYAMTPEKRQSMLFSATLPEDILRLTKQFLKDPVRISVNPPASTVDKIDQRVLFVDRENKGALLEAVLQETSFKRALVFSRTKHGANRIVRNLGKAKIKADTIHGNKSQASRMEALRKFRSGKVRVLVATDVASRGLDVEGISHVINYELPNEAESYVHRVGRTARAGASGIALSFCDHGEKGYLRKIEKTINRTVTVVADHPYHSESVATKSKRKSASGRRHLSGRNFNSAAKKRKIQSRKKYFSVKPGKKSRNRGSKPVATA, from the coding sequence ATGACAATCGAATCACCTGCATTGGGCTTTGAAGCTCTCAACCTTTCCGAACCTCTTCAACGTGCTGTTGATGGTGAGAAGTACACCACACCAACACCGATACAGAGAAAATCTATTCCGCATCTTTTGCAGGGGAGGGACCTTCTGGGCTGCGCACAAACCGGCACTGGGAAAACAGCAGCATTTGCTTTACCTATTTTGCAACGTTTATCGGGTGAAAAGCGAACTCCCGGCGCAAAAGGTGCGCGTTCCTTGATACTTACCCCAACCCGAGAACTGGCTGTTCAAATCAGCGACAGTTTCCGGGTTTATGGCAAGCACCTGAATATGAAACAGGCTGTGATTTATGGAGGAGTGAGCCCAAAACTACAGATCTCTGCTTTAAAGAGAGGTGTGGACATATTGATTTCTACACCGGGAAGGCTGCTGGATTTGTATCAACAGGGTTTCCTTAGATTGGATAATATAGAAGTGTTTGTGCTTGACGAGGCAGACCGTATGCTGGATATGGGATTTCTACCGGATATTAAGAAAATATATGCGATGACACCGGAAAAACGCCAGTCGATGCTATTTTCGGCTACGCTGCCCGAAGACATCCTGCGACTTACAAAACAGTTTCTTAAAGACCCGGTACGAATATCTGTGAATCCACCGGCAAGCACTGTGGACAAAATTGATCAGCGTGTTTTGTTTGTAGATCGTGAAAACAAAGGCGCTTTGCTGGAAGCTGTATTGCAGGAAACCAGCTTTAAAAGGGCACTTGTATTCTCTCGAACCAAACACGGGGCAAACAGGATTGTCAGAAATCTTGGGAAAGCTAAAATCAAGGCTGATACGATTCATGGAAACAAGTCTCAGGCTTCGCGAATGGAGGCACTGAGAAAGTTTCGTTCGGGAAAAGTTCGTGTTCTGGTAGCTACGGATGTTGCGTCACGAGGTTTGGATGTCGAAGGAATCTCCCACGTTATCAACTATGAACTTCCTAATGAAGCCGAGAGTTATGTCCATAGGGTTGGCAGGACAGCCAGAGCGGGAGCATCGGGGATCGCTCTATCTTTTTGCGATCACGGTGAGAAGGGTTATCTGCGAAAAATAGAGAAAACGATAAACAGGACAGTAACTGTTGTGGCAGACCATCCCTATCATTCCGAGTCTGTAGCCACAAAGTCAAAACGGAAGAGTGCTTCTGGGAGAAGACATTTATCCGGGCGTAATTTCAATTCAGCTGCAAAAAAGAGGAAAATCCAGAGCAGAAAAAAATACTTTTCGGTTAAACCTGGGAAAAAATCCCGCAACCGCGGCTCAAAACCAGTTGCAACTGCTTAA
- a CDS encoding NAAT family transporter, whose product MGDLTELIKTFVILLAIIDPIGNLAIYISLTADKTIEEHNSIVFKTCCASVALLTLSFLFGKYIVAFFGIQMPAFKLIGGIFLVYIAFTMLTDSKTSFLISQDTEAKEDIAFMPMTFPLFIGPAAISSVIIQSSEFNLWTTKIFSIVEFILIGILIWISLKLANKILLFLGKGGIKFITQIMGLLLGSLAIGIIADELKILLPGLS is encoded by the coding sequence ATGGGCGATTTAACTGAACTAATTAAAACATTTGTAATTCTTCTGGCTATTATTGACCCCATCGGTAACCTTGCGATTTACATTTCCCTGACTGCTGACAAAACCATAGAGGAACATAACTCAATAGTTTTCAAAACATGTTGTGCATCTGTAGCTTTATTGACCTTATCCTTTCTCTTTGGAAAATATATTGTGGCTTTTTTTGGTATTCAAATGCCGGCTTTCAAATTGATAGGAGGTATTTTCCTGGTTTATATAGCTTTTACTATGCTGACTGATAGTAAAACCTCATTTTTGATTTCCCAGGATACAGAAGCAAAAGAGGATATTGCCTTCATGCCAATGACCTTTCCCCTTTTTATAGGACCCGCAGCTATAAGTTCTGTAATTATTCAATCCAGTGAATTTAATTTATGGACAACCAAAATATTTTCCATAGTTGAATTCATACTTATAGGCATCCTGATCTGGATATCCTTAAAACTTGCCAATAAAATTCTGTTGTTCCTGGGAAAAGGAGGTATCAAGTTTATCACCCAGATTATGGGACTTCTTCTGGGTAGCCTGGCCATAGGAATAATCGCTGATGAGCTGAAGATTCTTTTACCAGGGCTATCTTAA